A window of Phragmites australis chromosome 15, lpPhrAust1.1, whole genome shotgun sequence genomic DNA:
gctttCGGCATTTcatcggagggggaggtggtctgggtggtggagagggagaTGTGCTCCGATCGCCTAggagattctaagggctcaggagcATGAAGGAAGCAAGGGCTGGATCGCGAGACAgcgtaaagaggagggcggttcgctctcctcccccttttatacctcagagaattcaaacgtctcctgccacagcacacTCGGCGGGatggtttcctcgatcgacgtaactgccaggcgagtctcccataggtcgtgcggtgtcagcggttgcaAGGCGtactttcctcgatctgcgcggatgccgcgcgtgccgcccgccccattgtcatgcccttcgggagttgtgtggacgcgtgtccattcatctccccgttgggccgtaccaaaggcccggaccgaaggggccaccttctgaaagcttgccacgtggcgtccgcaccggcttcggcctcgttcgcgacgaagggcccatccgcagtctctgggccatcgcctgccaatgggcccgggggctactgttggtgtatcaggaaccaggggtccccaaatcccaaggccaggccagccatctgccacatggcgccatcccgcgaggtctctcttgtgggatgaggaaaggccaagtcccgggagaaggtgctcggggccacggtcggtggcccccgagtaccccagtaccccgatgatccacggaatccgagtaccgggaagaaagtgttcggggaggtgcccggtcacccccgagcactctagtcccccgacgatcagaagagctaagttccgggagagagtgctcggggctacgtgcggcagctcccgagcgctcggttccccgaagatccatataagagtgctcaggagagagtgctcggggctgcacgtggcagcccccgagcactcggttccccgagggttcgtgcaagagtgctcgagagagagtgctcggggaggtgaacagtacctccgagcacccggcaccccgaggacaaggatgggcattctcgggagagagtgctcggggatgtgaacagtacccccccccccccgagcactcggtaccccgacgactcagaaaagcccccgaggggcctgccgatgaggtgtcaaccagccagaggtccgaggccgcatttaatgagcgtgcgtggcctgacacctctaactgctcccgccgcgctcagcgtcagttcctgccacgttttggcagagaggcgtggggtcattaattgcacaggtcccgtcccgtgccatccggcttgtctcgggataacgtcgtgaggatcaaggcgttccgtctgccgcactgctgtggcaggggaataagacagggcgagcacgccgggttgctctgcggctgcccggtgggccctctccacggcgcccattgccagggcatttatggtgatgggagactgggcgtgcgacgcattttccacccccggtcgcttcacccagaagaaatgatgacgccctttccatttatggcgtctcggaactcgagccccctcctttccgttcggggcatgtcatggccggcgagtacttaaaatagccggcaacacagaagggAGAAGAACGGCGAAAAAACCCCAACCCCAAGACGAACCAGACCCACAACGAGAGTTCGGGAgtagacacgaagaacacagcgcaagagagacactgtgagcaaggttgagcacagttccagtcgaagaacaaggagcctcaagctcatagttaggccaacatccttgtaaccagcaacatccttgagggacttcctcaggacaattatagcatccatacaggagtagggtattacgcccccgtgcggctcgaacctgtctaaattccggtgcatttacttcttcttgcactaggtcgtcacccccaccaccggccgttgcattcgttcccatttatttctccgacgaacttattcaggatcatcctccggtcgaatctctaaaaaagggtctctcgggatccctgcgacaggagttaatcctccgacagctggcgttGACGATGCGCCGCCGCCCATTATGGCTGAGCCCCTTGCTCCACTGCATCCCTCGATCGTGCCTGTCACCGGCAACTTCCCGCCACCATTGGCTGCTGCGTCAACCACAACCACCGAGCACCCGTGTGCTCCTCGCTCTCTCCATGGCTCCCAAGAACACGCCTCCTCCTGATGCCGCCATGACCAACATCATGATGGAGTCGAGGCCGCGGTGTGCGCCTACAACGTTGTCGCGCTCCACTTCTATGGCACTCGACGTCGATGGGTGGTCGACGAGGGTAGGGCACCACCAACGACAGTGTGCATGGGTGAGGAGCCGATGGCGGTGATCACATGACAAAGCTtcaaacatgaaatgacaacacgcCTCTTTCTTTCTCTATAGGCGGACGTTACGTGACGCAACCGGTCCTGACATAAAATGATAAACTTGAAGTGTTACATGACGCAGCCGTTTCCGTCATAAAATGACAGCATCACATGAGGtatcgaatatggcactgtagaccatatttggcacctcataTGCCAGATACATTTGATTTTCGGTACATGAGGTACCTAATATGTGCTATAGTGGGCACCTCATATATCGAAAATGATTGTTTTTAGGATACGATGCACCGAAAATTGGTTTTTAGTatatgaggtgctgaatacgtATGTTAAAATcgtaaatacgatgatatattatttatttcagTAAAAACGGTCgtgtatgttatctatttttagattttttccaaaaactccaaaaatacaGTGCATCCAAACAAGCCATTAGACCTTGCTACGATTACACGTAAATTAGAAGCCCAATACAGGCCGCCCAAATGATATTTGAGAAGTTCTGATTTACGCTGCGTAAAGCCGTGGATATTTCCAAGCTGCAGGGGCTCTTATCTCAAGCTCGATAATGCGCGTTGCCGCCACCGAGCTGCCCCTCCCCACCACCTCgccgcctcgccggcgccggcgagctcCGCCGCCGGTCGCCGCGCCACGGCACACGGAGGTGCTCTCCGCCATACTGCGCCCGCGCGTCATCGCGTGCCTCCGCGCGCAAGAGTAAGAGCACATGCTCCTCCAGGGTGCCCCTCCCGCCCGCCACCTGTTCGGCGGTGGTCCTCGCCGAGGCAGGTACCAGGAATGGATTTGGCTGACCGTCTGTTTTATCCTCTTTGTGGCTTCCTCCCTTGCAGTGGCGAGACGGCGATGCAGGCGGCCCATGCGGCCGTGCGCGGCGGCGTCACCGTGGTGAGTTGGCCGATCCTGTGTGCCATGCCTTATTTGATGCGTGCGTGGACTGGTAGGACGCTTTGGTGCTCTGAGTGCAATGTTCGCATGTCACACGAGCCCTCCTAGCGACGATTCTTTCCTGCTCATGTTTTTGTCTGTGCTGTCCTGTCATACTCATCCTTGGAGGTTTGCTTCTGTAAATCATAGTTACCTTTCTGATTCTGTAGTCACGCCATGCTAACCATTTTCTGTAAATCACATGTTAGTGTTGTTTCATTCCCCATCACTTCTGCTGGGCATACACACCCAGAATGTAAACAACGTAGCTGCCTCCTGTGCCATTACTAATTATAGCGAAAAAATTTAAAACgaataattatataaaattgATTTTGTTTAACACGATAATTTCTTCGTGTATAGATTCATCTATAATAAAGGCATTTTCTACTATTTCTTTGAAAGTGAGTCCGTCTGGTAATTTGACATTTCCATTAGTACCCCCCTAACAAGTATCTGCTGTATTGTTCAGTTGGAGATTGTGATGTCAACCCCGAGAGCACTGGAGGTGGTGCCCTTTTCACCTTTCTTCTGCAAATGGCTCTTTTACCACAATTGTTGCTGCTTGCTAATTCCTGACTGACTGATGAGTCTTCTTGCTGCAGGTCGTTGAAGATCTTTGCAGGAGTTATCCTTCTTTAACATTTGGGGTAAGTTCTTGTGGCATTCTTATAGATTTCTGCATCATTGATTGCATATACGATATATGCGTAATCGTGTGCAGTGGTGGAGTTCATTACCTACATAAGGGGAGTTTTTTTAACATTATTTTATAATGCAGTATCATTGGGTGATGAGGAGAGGAGGGaaaatagtagtactaataaattttcttttaatcTCGAGGGCTAAAATGCAAAATTTAGGATCATGGTCCTGCCAGCGCCCCCTCCTGCCCCCTCTGGTCATGTTTCGTGTACTTAATTTTTCTTACTTCCATATTACTAGTGGCTTTGATCATTTTAAATGTAACCTTAAAGATGTGATTTACTTGTTTCCAAATACCAGGTTCATCGGTTCTAGCATTTTTTATGTCTGAATTCACGAGTTGCATAGTCTATTTGTGTGactacagttttttttttttaacgaacaGGCAAAAGGTTTGCCTATTATATTAACTGAGAAGAGAGTTTACAgatgcgtgtgtgtgtgtgtttatgCTGCTGTAGCTGACCTACACAATTACACTAATTACATCTGTCAAGCACATTGGCTAGTAGCTCATACTGCCCACCTTTTTCCTTTCACCTAGTGTTATACTTCTACTTAGGTTGGTACAGTCCTAAATGCTTCTGATGCAAGGAAGGCCATAGGGGCTGGTGCACAATTTCTTATGAGTCCTGGCACAGTCATGGTAAGTGGTCATTCTATTACGTTTGTGACATTGATCTTTTTCTGTTAAATATGCACTTCTTTCCCATATtcagttcttccttctttcccATATTCAGCTCTTCCGTTTTGAGCATCATTTGTTGTAACTAGATGCTAATTGATTAATAAACGTTGTGCTTCTCTCAGGAAATAGTTCATGATCTTAAAGAAAGTAAGGTTCTATATATCCCAGGAGTGCTGACACCAACTGAGGTATGTATCACATGACAAGTGTCAAGTTCCATCATGTTCAATTTAAGCAGTTTGTAGTTATGCCAGCATATTTTTGTTCTCTGACATATTTTCTATCTGACGTTTACAGGTTTTATCTGCTTGCAGTGCTGGTGCTAAAGTTGTTAAGGTTTCATAACTACACATTTCTTCTCATAGGCATGTTTACTTTGTAGAATGGTCAGAGCTGTAGCAATAAATTACCATAACACCATTGTAGTGAACAAAGCAATTTAATCTGCCATTTTAGTTGCCCAATAAGTTGTCAAATTTAGTTTGTGTTTATAGGTCATCTGACATTAGTTGTTTTGTGTGATCTAATTTGACCAGGTGTACCCAGTTTCAGTGATGGGTGGAGAAATGTACATGTCTGCTCTGAAGAAACCATTTCCTCTTCTACCAATGATTGCTTCTCAAGGAATCAAAATAGGTAAGCAGCCTTGTTTGGCATCCATATCTCCAATAACACAGATGCTAAAATGTCTCAAGTCTTAACTGCTAAAAGGTGTAAATACACATTTAAATCAATATCTAATGTTATTATTTGGAATAAAGTTATCACAATGGAAAATATTTTCCAACATTTTCAGAACTGCGAAAGCGGTTCTTG
This region includes:
- the LOC133893285 gene encoding uncharacterized protein LOC133893285, with protein sequence MRVAATELPLPTTSPPRRRRRAPPPVAAPRHTEVLSAILRPRVIACLRAQDGETAMQAAHAAVRGGVTVLEIVMSTPRALEVVEDLCRSYPSLTFGVGTVLNASDARKAIGAGAQFLMSPGTVMEIVHDLKESKVLYIPGVLTPTEVLSACSAGAKVVKVYPVSVMGGEMYMSALKKPFPLLPMIASQGIKIGSIKGYMEAGASAVVLSDAIFDKDLMRSGKFSEISKLASLATSEALQSTK